A portion of the Burkholderia pseudomultivorans genome contains these proteins:
- a CDS encoding MlaC/ttg2D family ABC transporter substrate-binding protein encodes MKKLFLIPVFAALFSFGSAAHAQVDQSNPQALIKTATQQVLDEVKQQTIKQGDTNRIISIVNKDILPYTDFRRTTQLAMGRNWRTATPAQQQQVQEQFKLLLIRTYSGALAQLKPDQQIQYPPFRADPADTDVVVKTVAMNNGQPVQIDYRLYKTANGWKVYDLNVLGAWLIQTYQQQFNEKIQQSGVDGLIQFLTERNQQLAAGKQAS; translated from the coding sequence ATGAAAAAACTGTTCCTGATCCCCGTTTTCGCGGCGCTGTTCTCGTTCGGCAGCGCGGCCCACGCGCAAGTCGACCAGTCGAACCCGCAGGCGCTGATCAAGACGGCGACGCAGCAGGTCCTCGATGAAGTGAAGCAGCAGACGATCAAGCAGGGCGACACGAACCGCATCATCTCGATCGTCAACAAGGACATCCTGCCGTACACCGACTTCCGCCGCACCACGCAGCTCGCGATGGGCCGCAACTGGCGCACGGCGACGCCCGCGCAGCAGCAGCAGGTGCAGGAGCAGTTCAAGCTGCTGCTGATCCGCACCTACTCGGGCGCGCTCGCGCAGCTGAAGCCGGACCAGCAGATCCAGTACCCGCCGTTCCGCGCGGATCCGGCCGATACCGACGTCGTGGTCAAGACGGTCGCGATGAACAACGGCCAGCCGGTCCAGATCGACTATCGCCTCTACAAGACGGCGAACGGCTGGAAGGTGTATGACCTGAACGTGCTCGGCGCGTGGCTGATCCAGACCTACCAGCAGCAGTTCAACGAGAAGATCCAGCAGAGCGGCGTGGACGGGCTGATCCAGTTCCTGACCGAACGCAACCAGCAACTTGCCGCCGGCAAGCAAGCGTCGTGA
- a CDS encoding STAS domain-containing protein: protein MSGFEAGSSLTVASAKTALAAGLARIGAGATAVDCAALTQFDSSALAVLLAWQRAAKARGASLDILNLPPKLASLARAYGVDALIEGTGRH, encoded by the coding sequence GTGAGCGGCTTCGAAGCCGGTTCCTCGCTGACCGTCGCGAGCGCGAAGACCGCGCTCGCGGCCGGTCTTGCGCGCATCGGCGCCGGCGCGACCGCCGTCGACTGCGCGGCGCTGACGCAGTTCGACTCGTCCGCGCTCGCCGTGCTGCTCGCATGGCAGCGCGCCGCGAAAGCCCGCGGCGCGTCCCTCGACATCCTCAATCTCCCGCCGAAGCTCGCCAGCCTCGCGCGCGCCTACGGCGTCGACGCGCTCATCGAAGGCACCGGGCGACATTGA
- a CDS encoding ABC transporter ATP-binding protein produces the protein MSAIEIRHVKKRYKALQALKGVSLSVEEGEFFGLLGPNGAGKTTLISILAGLARADEGSISVRGHDVVKDFRGARLALGVVPQELVFDPFFTVRETLRIQSGYFGLRRNDDWIDEVMANLDLTEKADANMRALSGGMKRRVLVAQALVHRPPVIVLDEPTAGVDVELRQTLWKFISRLNREGHTIVLTTHYLEEAESLCDRIAMLRRGEVVALDRTDALLRRFAGLQLYLRLGAGALPAELRGLETDPAARAPGEHLLRLSSYDDVERILAQCRAAGCAFDEIEVRKADLEDVFVQVMNGAEVIEGLA, from the coding sequence ATGTCAGCCATAGAAATCCGTCACGTCAAGAAGCGCTACAAGGCGCTTCAGGCGCTCAAGGGCGTCAGCCTGTCGGTCGAGGAGGGCGAGTTTTTCGGTCTGCTCGGCCCCAACGGCGCCGGCAAGACCACGCTCATCAGTATCCTCGCCGGGCTCGCCCGGGCCGACGAAGGCAGCATCTCGGTGCGCGGCCATGATGTCGTCAAGGACTTCCGCGGCGCGCGGCTCGCGCTCGGCGTGGTGCCGCAGGAACTCGTGTTCGACCCGTTCTTCACCGTCCGCGAGACGCTGCGGATCCAGTCCGGCTATTTCGGGCTGCGCCGCAACGACGACTGGATCGACGAAGTAATGGCCAATCTCGACCTGACCGAGAAGGCCGACGCGAACATGCGCGCGCTGTCGGGCGGGATGAAGCGCCGCGTGCTGGTCGCGCAGGCGCTCGTGCACCGGCCGCCGGTGATCGTGCTCGACGAGCCGACCGCCGGCGTCGACGTCGAGCTGCGCCAGACGCTGTGGAAATTCATCTCGCGGCTGAACCGCGAAGGCCACACGATCGTGCTGACCACCCATTACCTCGAGGAAGCCGAGTCGCTGTGCGATCGCATCGCGATGCTGCGGCGCGGCGAAGTGGTCGCGCTCGACCGCACCGACGCGCTGCTGCGCCGCTTTGCGGGGCTGCAGCTGTACCTGCGCCTCGGCGCGGGCGCGCTGCCCGCGGAACTGCGCGGGCTCGAGACCGATCCGGCCGCGCGCGCGCCGGGCGAGCACCTGCTGCGGCTGTCGAGCTACGACGACGTCGAGCGCATCCTCGCGCAGTGCCGCGCGGCCGGCTGCGCGTTCGACGAGATCGAGGTCCGCAAGGCGGATCTCGAGGATGTGTTCGTCCAGGTGATGAACGGGGCCGAGGTCATCGAGGGACTCGCATGA
- a CDS encoding ABC transporter permease → MARQAPGSGFRTLFYKELLRFWKVSFQTVLAPVVTALLYLTIFGHALSGRVEVYPGVEYVSFLVPGLVMMSVLQNAFANSSSSLIQSKITGNLVFVLLPPLSYRDIFGAYVLASVVRGLTVGAGVFVVTIWFIPMHFAAPLFIVAFALLGSAILGTLGLIAGIWAEKFDQLAAFQNFLIMPLTFLSGVFYSTHSLPPVWREISRLNPFFYMIDGFRFGFFGASDINPFASLAIVAGFFVLLAMFAMRLLATGYKLRH, encoded by the coding sequence ATGGCCCGGCAAGCGCCGGGCAGCGGTTTTCGCACGCTGTTCTACAAGGAGCTGCTGCGCTTCTGGAAGGTGTCGTTCCAGACGGTGCTCGCGCCCGTCGTCACCGCGCTGCTGTACCTGACGATCTTCGGCCACGCGCTGTCGGGCCGCGTCGAGGTCTATCCGGGCGTCGAGTACGTGAGCTTCCTGGTGCCGGGCCTCGTGATGATGAGCGTGCTGCAGAATGCGTTCGCGAACAGCTCGTCGTCGCTGATCCAGTCGAAGATCACCGGCAACCTCGTGTTCGTGCTGCTGCCGCCGCTGTCGTACCGCGACATCTTCGGCGCGTACGTGCTCGCGTCGGTGGTGCGCGGGCTGACGGTCGGCGCGGGCGTGTTCGTCGTGACGATCTGGTTCATCCCGATGCATTTCGCGGCGCCGCTGTTCATCGTCGCGTTCGCGCTGCTCGGCTCGGCGATCCTCGGCACGCTCGGCCTGATCGCCGGGATCTGGGCCGAGAAGTTCGACCAGCTCGCGGCGTTCCAGAACTTCCTGATCATGCCGCTGACGTTCCTGTCCGGCGTGTTCTATTCGACGCACTCGCTGCCGCCCGTGTGGCGCGAGATCTCGCGTCTCAATCCGTTTTTCTACATGATCGACGGCTTCCGTTTCGGGTTCTTCGGCGCGTCCGACATCAACCCGTTCGCGAGCCTCGCGATCGTTGCCGGTTTCTTCGTGCTGCTCGCGATGTTCGCGATGCGGCTGCTCGCGACCGGCTACAAACTGCGTCATTGA
- a CDS encoding BolA family protein, producing the protein MLPTPEQVKQYISGGLACTHLEVEGDGQHFFATIVSPAFEGKRPIQRHQLVYAALGDRMKQEIHALSMKTLTPAEWQNA; encoded by the coding sequence ATGTTGCCGACTCCGGAACAGGTCAAGCAGTACATCTCGGGCGGGCTCGCCTGCACTCATCTGGAAGTCGAAGGTGACGGCCAGCATTTCTTCGCGACCATCGTGTCGCCGGCCTTCGAAGGCAAGCGGCCGATCCAGCGCCATCAGCTCGTCTATGCGGCGCTCGGCGACCGCATGAAGCAGGAAATCCACGCGCTCAGCATGAAGACGCTGACGCCCGCCGAATGGCAGAACGCATAA
- the murA gene encoding UDP-N-acetylglucosamine 1-carboxyvinyltransferase: MQVTVNERDAVQSVATAHPAANGESQGQGMDKLVIEGGHRLSGEIVVSGAKNAALPILCAGLLSAEPVELDNVPNLKDVRTTLKVLNQMGVKSDTDGCRVRLDASRVDNLVAPYELVKTMRASILVLGPLLARFGEAKVSLPGGCAIGARPVDQHIKGLQAMGAEISIEHGFIEARAKRLKGARIVTDMITVTGTENLLMAATLADGETIIENAAREPEVSDLAHLLVAMGAKIDGIGTDRLVIQGVDRLHGARHAVIPDRIEAGTFLCAVAAAGGDVTLTGVRPHILDAVIDKLREAGVSIEEGDSWLRVKMDRRPSAVTIRTSEYPAFPTDMQAQFMALNAVATGTAQVVETIFENRFMHVQELNRLGANITVDGNTALVTGVDNLSGANVMATDLRASASLVIAGLRAEGETLVDRIYHLDRGYDRMEAKLTAVGASVRRLSGSQA, encoded by the coding sequence GTGCAAGTCACCGTCAACGAGCGCGACGCCGTCCAGAGCGTCGCCACGGCCCACCCGGCCGCCAACGGGGAATCGCAGGGACAGGGGATGGACAAGCTCGTGATCGAAGGCGGCCACCGGTTGTCCGGCGAGATCGTCGTGTCGGGCGCGAAGAACGCGGCGCTGCCGATCCTGTGCGCGGGGCTGCTGAGCGCCGAGCCGGTCGAGCTCGACAACGTGCCGAACCTGAAGGACGTGCGCACCACGCTGAAGGTGCTGAACCAGATGGGCGTGAAGAGCGACACCGACGGCTGTCGAGTGCGGCTCGACGCGTCGCGCGTCGACAACCTCGTCGCGCCGTACGAGCTCGTGAAGACGATGCGCGCGTCGATCCTCGTGCTCGGCCCGCTGCTCGCGCGCTTCGGCGAGGCGAAGGTGTCGCTGCCGGGCGGCTGCGCGATCGGCGCGCGGCCCGTCGACCAGCACATCAAGGGCCTGCAGGCGATGGGCGCCGAGATCAGCATCGAGCACGGCTTCATCGAGGCGCGCGCGAAGCGCCTGAAGGGCGCGCGCATCGTCACCGACATGATCACGGTGACGGGCACCGAAAACCTGCTGATGGCCGCGACGCTCGCCGACGGCGAGACGATCATCGAAAACGCGGCGCGCGAGCCGGAAGTGAGCGATCTCGCACACTTGCTGGTCGCGATGGGCGCGAAAATCGACGGCATCGGCACCGACCGCCTCGTGATCCAGGGCGTCGACCGGCTGCATGGCGCGCGCCACGCGGTGATTCCCGACCGCATCGAGGCCGGCACGTTCCTGTGCGCGGTCGCGGCGGCGGGCGGCGACGTGACGCTGACGGGCGTGCGCCCGCACATCCTCGACGCGGTGATCGACAAGCTGCGCGAGGCCGGCGTATCGATCGAGGAAGGCGACAGCTGGCTGCGCGTGAAGATGGACCGCCGGCCGTCGGCGGTGACGATCCGCACGTCCGAGTACCCGGCATTCCCGACCGACATGCAGGCGCAGTTCATGGCGCTCAATGCGGTCGCGACGGGCACCGCGCAGGTCGTCGAGACCATCTTCGAGAACCGCTTCATGCACGTGCAGGAACTGAACCGGCTCGGCGCGAACATTACCGTCGACGGGAACACGGCGCTCGTGACCGGCGTCGACAATCTGTCCGGCGCGAACGTGATGGCGACCGACCTGCGCGCCTCGGCGAGCCTCGTGATCGCCGGGCTGCGCGCCGAAGGCGAGACGCTCGTCGACCGCATCTATCATCTCGACCGCGGCTACGACCGCATGGAAGCCAAACTGACCGCCGTCGGCGCGAGCGTGCGCCGCCTTTCCGGGAGCCAAGCATGA
- the hisG gene encoding ATP phosphoribosyltransferase — protein MTAPLTLALSKGRIFEETLPLLAAAGVQVAEDPETSRKLILPTTDPNLRVIIVRASDVPTYVEYGAADFGVAGKDVLVEHGGSGLYQPIDLNIARCRMSVAVPAGFDYASAVRQGARLRVATKYVETAREHFAAKGVHVDLIKLYGSMELAPLVGLADAIVDLVSSGGTLKANNLVEVEEIMPISSRLVVNQAALKLKRAALKPILDAFERASQNGN, from the coding sequence ATGACCGCGCCGCTGACCCTCGCCCTGTCGAAGGGCCGCATCTTCGAGGAAACCCTGCCGCTGCTGGCGGCGGCCGGCGTGCAGGTGGCCGAGGATCCGGAAACGTCGCGCAAGCTGATCCTGCCGACGACCGACCCGAACCTGCGCGTGATCATCGTGCGCGCGAGCGACGTGCCGACCTATGTCGAATACGGCGCGGCCGACTTCGGCGTGGCCGGCAAGGACGTGCTGGTCGAGCACGGCGGCTCGGGCCTGTACCAGCCGATCGATCTGAACATTGCGCGCTGCCGGATGTCGGTCGCGGTGCCGGCCGGCTTCGACTACGCGAGCGCGGTGCGCCAGGGCGCGCGGCTGCGCGTCGCGACCAAGTACGTCGAAACGGCGCGCGAACACTTTGCCGCGAAGGGCGTGCACGTCGACCTGATCAAGCTGTACGGCTCGATGGAGCTGGCGCCGCTGGTCGGCCTGGCCGACGCGATCGTCGACCTCGTCAGCTCGGGCGGCACGCTGAAGGCGAACAATCTGGTCGAGGTCGAGGAGATCATGCCGATCTCGTCGCGCCTCGTCGTGAACCAGGCTGCGCTGAAGTTGAAGCGCGCGGCGCTCAAGCCGATCCTCGACGCGTTCGAACGCGCGTCGCAAAATGGCAACTGA
- the hisD gene encoding histidinol dehydrogenase: protein MSITIRKLDSTSEGFDAALRALLAFEASEDEAIERSVAQILADVKTRGDAAVLEYTNRFDRLNAGSVAALELSQDALQTALDSLEPKSRAALEAAAARVRAYHEKQKIECGTHSWQYTESDGTVLGQKITPLDRVGLYVPGGKAAYPSSVLMNAIPARVAGVGEIVMVVPTPDGVKNDLVLAAALLGGVDRVFTIGGAQAVGALAYGTETVPPVDKICGPGNAYVASAKRRVFGTVGIDMIAGPSEILVLCDGTTDPSWVAMDLFSQAEHDELAQSILLCPDASFIERVEKAIDEMLPSMPRQDVIRASLEGRGALIKVRDMAEACRIANDIAPEHLEISALEPQQWGQQIRHAGAIFLGRYTSESLGDYCAGPNHVLPTSRTARFSSPLGVYDFIKRSSVIEVSAEGAHTLGEIAAELAYGEGLQAHAKSAEFRMKG, encoded by the coding sequence ATGTCCATCACCATCCGCAAACTCGATTCGACGAGCGAAGGCTTCGACGCCGCGCTGCGTGCGCTGCTCGCGTTCGAGGCGAGCGAAGACGAGGCGATCGAGCGCTCGGTCGCGCAGATCCTCGCCGATGTGAAGACGCGCGGCGACGCCGCGGTGCTCGAATACACGAACCGTTTCGACCGGCTGAACGCGGGCAGCGTCGCCGCGCTCGAGCTGTCGCAGGATGCGCTGCAGACGGCGCTCGACAGCCTCGAGCCGAAGTCGCGCGCCGCGCTGGAGGCGGCCGCCGCGCGCGTGCGCGCATATCACGAGAAGCAGAAGATCGAGTGCGGCACGCATAGCTGGCAGTACACGGAAAGCGACGGCACGGTGCTCGGCCAGAAGATCACGCCGCTCGACCGCGTCGGCCTGTACGTGCCGGGCGGCAAGGCCGCGTATCCGTCGTCGGTGCTGATGAACGCGATTCCCGCGCGCGTCGCGGGCGTCGGCGAGATCGTGATGGTGGTCCCGACCCCGGACGGCGTGAAGAACGACCTCGTGCTCGCCGCGGCGCTGCTCGGCGGCGTCGATCGCGTGTTCACGATCGGCGGCGCGCAGGCGGTCGGCGCGCTCGCGTACGGCACCGAGACGGTGCCGCCGGTCGACAAGATCTGCGGGCCGGGCAACGCGTACGTCGCGTCGGCGAAGCGGCGCGTGTTCGGCACGGTCGGCATCGACATGATCGCCGGGCCGTCGGAGATTCTCGTGCTGTGCGACGGCACGACCGATCCGAGCTGGGTCGCGATGGACCTGTTCTCGCAGGCCGAGCACGACGAGCTCGCGCAGTCGATCCTGCTGTGCCCGGATGCGTCGTTCATCGAGCGCGTCGAGAAGGCGATCGACGAGATGCTGCCGTCGATGCCGCGCCAGGACGTGATCCGCGCCTCGCTCGAAGGCCGCGGCGCGCTGATCAAGGTGCGCGACATGGCCGAGGCGTGCCGGATCGCGAACGACATCGCGCCCGAGCACCTCGAGATTTCGGCGCTGGAGCCGCAGCAGTGGGGCCAGCAGATCCGCCACGCCGGCGCGATCTTCCTCGGCCGCTACACGAGCGAAAGCCTCGGCGACTACTGCGCAGGCCCGAACCACGTGCTGCCGACCTCGCGCACCGCGCGCTTCTCGTCGCCGCTCGGCGTGTACGACTTCATCAAGCGTTCGAGCGTGATCGAGGTCAGCGCCGAAGGCGCGCACACGCTCGGCGAGATCGCGGCGGAACTGGCGTACGGCGAAGGGCTGCAGGCGCACGCGAAGAGCGCCGAGTTCCGGATGAAGGGCTGA
- the hisC gene encoding histidinol-phosphate transaminase translates to MTTPQDIIRRDVLAMTSYPVPDASGFVKLDAMENPYPLPEPLAAALGERLAQVALNRYPAPRPAALLDKLRHAMGVPAACDVLLGNGSDEIISMMSVACAKPGAKVLAPVPGFVMYELSAKFAQLEFVGVPLKADLTLDVDAMLAAIAEHRPALVYLAYPNNPTGTLYDDADVERIVAAARHSLIVIDEAYQPFAERSWLPRAAEFDNLVVMRTVSKLGLAGIRLGYLVGLPAWLTEFDKVRPPYNINVLTQATADFLLDHLGVLDAQAAELRAQRTQLAQAVAALPGATVFPSAGNFLLVRVPDAAAVFDALLTERVLVKNVSKMHPLLAECVRLTVGSPDENARLLAALKLALPG, encoded by the coding sequence ATGACGACGCCACAAGACATCATTCGCCGCGACGTGCTCGCGATGACGAGCTATCCGGTGCCCGACGCGAGCGGGTTCGTGAAACTCGACGCGATGGAGAACCCGTATCCGCTGCCCGAACCGCTTGCCGCGGCGCTCGGCGAGCGCCTCGCGCAGGTCGCGCTGAACCGCTACCCGGCGCCGCGCCCGGCCGCGCTGCTCGACAAGCTGCGCCATGCGATGGGCGTGCCGGCCGCATGCGACGTGCTGCTCGGCAACGGCTCCGACGAAATCATCAGCATGATGTCGGTCGCGTGCGCGAAGCCAGGCGCGAAGGTGCTCGCGCCCGTGCCGGGCTTCGTGATGTACGAGCTGTCGGCGAAGTTCGCGCAGCTCGAGTTCGTCGGCGTGCCGCTGAAGGCGGACCTGACGCTCGACGTCGACGCGATGCTCGCGGCGATCGCCGAGCACCGGCCGGCGCTCGTCTATCTCGCGTATCCGAACAACCCGACCGGCACGCTGTACGACGATGCCGACGTCGAGCGCATCGTCGCCGCCGCGCGGCACAGCCTGATCGTGATCGACGAGGCGTACCAGCCGTTCGCCGAGCGTTCGTGGCTGCCGCGCGCCGCCGAGTTCGACAACCTCGTCGTGATGCGCACGGTGTCGAAGCTGGGCCTGGCCGGCATCCGCCTCGGCTACCTGGTCGGGCTGCCCGCGTGGCTGACCGAATTCGACAAGGTGCGCCCGCCGTACAACATCAACGTGCTGACGCAGGCGACCGCCGATTTCCTGCTCGACCACCTCGGCGTGCTCGACGCGCAGGCGGCCGAACTGCGCGCGCAGCGCACGCAGCTCGCGCAGGCGGTGGCCGCGCTGCCGGGCGCGACGGTGTTCCCGAGCGCCGGCAATTTCCTGCTGGTGCGCGTGCCGGATGCGGCCGCCGTGTTCGACGCGCTGCTCACCGAGCGGGTGCTGGTCAAAAACGTGAGTAAAATGCACCCATTGCTGGCCGAATGCGTGCGGCTGACCGTCGGTTCTCCCGACGAAAACGCGCGCCTGCTCGCCGCTTTGAAACTCGCGCTGCCCGGTTGA
- the hisB gene encoding imidazoleglycerol-phosphate dehydratase HisB has product MRVAEVVRNTSETQIRVKLDLDGTGRQKLATGVPFLDHMLDQIARHGLVDLEVEAHGDTHIDDHHTVEDVGITLGQAVAKAIGDKKGIRRYGHAYVPLDEALSRVVIDFSGRPGLEFHVPFTRARIGTFDVDLSIEFFRGFVNHAGVTLHIDNLRGINAHHQLETVFKAFGRALRAAVELDERAAGQIPSTKGSL; this is encoded by the coding sequence ATGCGTGTGGCGGAAGTCGTTCGCAATACCAGCGAAACGCAGATCCGTGTGAAGCTCGATCTCGACGGCACCGGCCGGCAGAAGCTGGCCACCGGCGTACCGTTTCTCGACCATATGCTCGACCAGATCGCGCGACACGGTCTGGTCGATCTCGAGGTCGAAGCGCATGGCGACACCCATATCGACGACCACCACACGGTCGAGGACGTCGGCATCACGCTCGGGCAGGCCGTCGCGAAGGCGATCGGCGACAAGAAGGGCATCCGCCGCTACGGCCATGCGTACGTGCCGCTCGACGAGGCGCTGTCGCGCGTCGTGATCGACTTCTCGGGCCGGCCGGGCCTCGAATTCCACGTGCCGTTCACGCGCGCGCGGATCGGCACGTTCGACGTCGACCTGTCGATCGAATTCTTCCGCGGCTTCGTGAATCACGCGGGCGTCACGCTGCATATCGACAACCTGCGCGGCATCAACGCGCACCATCAGCTCGAGACGGTGTTCAAGGCCTTCGGCCGGGCGCTGCGGGCGGCGGTGGAACTGGACGAACGCGCGGCGGGGCAGATTCCGTCGACCAAGGGCAGCCTCTGA
- a CDS encoding MarC family protein, protein MDLLKSFISLLALINPVGAVPFFLSLTAQQTDGERRRTIRIASVSVFCVIAVTTLLGQQIIHFFGISVGSLEVGGGIIMLLMAINMLNAQIGNTRSTPEERHEAELKDNIAVVPLAIPLLTGPGSISTVIIYAANSHHWYDRAGLVAIGALLALLCFVAMRLAEPIANWIGRTGINIATRLMGLMLSALAVEFIVNGLRALLPALR, encoded by the coding sequence ATGGATCTGCTGAAATCGTTCATTTCGCTGCTCGCGCTGATCAACCCGGTCGGCGCGGTGCCGTTCTTCCTGAGCCTGACGGCGCAGCAGACGGACGGCGAGCGGCGGCGCACGATCCGGATCGCGTCGGTGTCGGTGTTCTGCGTGATCGCGGTGACGACGCTGCTCGGGCAGCAGATCATCCATTTCTTCGGCATTTCGGTCGGCTCGCTTGAAGTCGGCGGCGGCATCATCATGTTGCTGATGGCGATCAACATGCTGAACGCGCAGATCGGCAACACGCGATCGACGCCCGAGGAGCGCCACGAGGCCGAACTGAAGGACAACATCGCGGTGGTGCCGCTTGCGATCCCGCTGCTCACGGGCCCCGGCTCGATCAGCACGGTGATCATCTATGCGGCGAACTCGCATCATTGGTATGACCGGGCCGGACTCGTCGCGATCGGCGCGCTCCTGGCCCTGCTGTGTTTCGTCGCGATGCGGCTCGCCGAGCCGATCGCGAACTGGATCGGCCGCACCGGCATCAACATCGCCACGCGGCTGATGGGTCTGATGCTGTCGGCGCTGGCGGTGGAATTCATCGTCAACGGACTGAGGGCGCTACTGCCTGCACTGAGATGA